atatttatttctggatttgtagCTATATTTTTTTGCCGATTTGCTTTTGAGAGTAATTTTTTTATTTCTAAAATAACGATTGGTTCTCATACTGTTTCGTTTGAGATACATTTAAGACCCTTTAGTGATCTACTCTGCTACGCGACATCCAAAAATAAGTGAGCATATATATtttatagatatatatatatatttaaaatttaaaaaataagaaaaaagaagCTTGTGAGAATGAGGATATCTTTTACGGGTAGGAAACAATTTTTGCGATTCTCCggagagagaggggtaggggtaggggaagggggggggggggggctgaccGCGATCTGAACTGTTCCCGGGTTTCTGTTATTTTTGGAAAGGGAGGCGGTCACTATACTTTTCTTGTCACGTCCCGTGAGAGTTCTACAATGATAAAAAGCACAAGACCTCAATACACACTAGGTGGTGGCAGTAAGAAACACAGCGAAGGTGTCTAATCACCAAGCATCACACAATAGAGTGGCCAGTTgcttgattctctctctctctctctgtgttcctccgTAGGGCTCACAACACTTtaacttctggctcagaggccGTTCCTGAGTTTTGAACCGAACTCTGGGGTTCTGGTCTGCATCTGGTTAGAGATATCCTCTTGTTGAGTGAGATCTCGTTGCAGTCCTGTTGTTTTCAGAGGGTTGACGCTCCTCGGTAACATTTTGGcaaatgagacaaaaaaaaaccgcTTGTGTGTGTAAATTAAAGAGAACGAAATAAgaataatttaaaagaaaagagACATGAGACAGTTTCCACTCCTGGCAAATACCTTCTGGCTCACTGATGAATCACAAGGTCCTGTCATtcgaaatgatttttttttgcaacatCCCCACACACGCAACATGGGCGGGTGGGTGGTGTGTGTTAgcaaaaatgatttttttgttgttgtgtgTGATGTCTCTACAGTAGGATCCAGGTCAGTAAGACGGACAATGTTAAAACGGCGAAAGTGAAACACTGGGGGGTTATTGCAGAGTTATTCCTTTCGCACAGGTCAAACAAACTGCCTTCGAAATCCAGGTTTTTGGAATCTTTTTTGAGTTTTTCCCAAACATCGGTTGCTCCATCTTGGCAATCTGCGATGGCAGTCGTGGCGCATGCGTGGAAGTCGTTCCAGTATCTGgagtttttttgggggggaggtgtaaggaggaggagaatgaatCCAAACATCAAAATAATACACCGAAAATTCCGACAAATCAATCTCCCGCACCTCCGTCCATCTCCCTGTGCAATGTCTCCCTCTACTCCAATCATTCGCTCTTAGATTTCTCTttcacccccctcactccccccaccctccacccatcCCTCTGCAACTCGTTTGATAATCAAGGCGCATTTTAATCGTCATTAAGGTGGCACGACTTCCATTTGTCACTCACGTTGGGCAGGGCCATTGCAATCGGCACatttcctcatttttttttctctctctcccctctgaaCAGATCCAGGCATCGTGAGAGAACCGCGCTGTGCCCGGAGGTGTCCCTGTCTCTAACCGCCTGGGAGTGACTACATGCTTTCCAGCTAACGCCAAAATTGTAGAAATTGTCATGCAAGCACATATACACGCACAAACACGCGCATATATACACGAACATTCATACATTATATATACACATATCTcaacacatacatatacacagacacatccaTACATATATAGACACATACAAACGCACACTATACACAGACATTCATACATTATATATACACATATCTcaacacatacatatacacagacacatccaTACATATATAGACACATAtaaacacgcacacatatacaaaGACATTCATACATTATATATACACATATCTcaacacatacatatacacagacacatccaTACATATATAGACACAGAtaaacacgcacacatatacacagacattcATACATTATATAGACACATATCTcaacacatacatatacacagacacatccaTAAATATATAGACACAGAtaaacacgcacacatatacacagacattcATACATTATATATACACATATCTCAACACATACATATACCCAGACACAGCCATACATATATAGACATAtaaacacgcacacatatacaaaGATATTCATACATTATATAGACACATATCTCAACACATATATGTACGCAGACACAGCCATACATATATAGACACATATaaacgcacacatatacacagacagtagaaagtgaggactgcagatgctggagaccagagctgaaaaatgtgttgttggaaaagcgcagcaggtcaggcaacatccaaggatcaggagaatcgacgtttcgggcacaagcccttcttcaggaataagggcttatgcccaaaacgtcgattctcctgctccttgggtgctgcctgacctgctgtgcttttccatatacacagacatacacacacacacacacacacatatatatatatttgggtgacacagtagttagcactgctgcctcacagcgccagagacctgggttcaattcccgcctcaggcgacagactgtgtggagtttgcacgttctccccgtgtctgcgtgggtttcctccgggtgctccggtttcctcccacagtccaaatatgtgcaggtcaggtgaattggccatgctaaattgcccgtagtgttaggtaaggggtatatgtaggggtatgggtgggttgcgcttcggcgggtcagtgtggacttgttgggccgaagggcctgtttccacactgtaagtaatctaatatatatACCCATATAtaaacacgcacacatatactCAGACACATTCATACATACCTAGACACATATATaaacacacataaatacacatatATGCGTCCAaatacacacacgtgcacacgtCTGCATATgaacacacatacatatacatgaATGTGCACTTATATGCCTACAAGTGCAAACATACATGTATAAATACATACATATAATATAGATCTACCCATTCATGCGCACACATACGCATtaaacacatacaaacacaaacatGTAAAGAACCACACGTACCTAAGAAatccacacacatacaaaccTATGTACACACATTGAGACACTCAACGCAAATACATATCTACATACACAGACACGTCTGTAAACACACACGCATGCATAAACACAAAATCTACTCACACATTCACccacaaaactgcacacacacatctacacagCCACATACAAAGCAAGTCTATTAATATTTTATACGGTGCAGATCAATCTATCCAACTGCATATTTTATAACGGTGTGTTTCTTCTGTACGAAATATTTGAAATACTAAAACCAGATAATGCATACACCACGGCGGCATTCGGTTTGTTGCAATGGCAGAGCTTCTCAATCAACACTGTAAAATGTCAGCACCCGCCGTGTTTTATACA
This genomic stretch from Hemiscyllium ocellatum isolate sHemOce1 chromosome 34, sHemOce1.pat.X.cur, whole genome shotgun sequence harbors:
- the nrn1a gene encoding neuritin: MGLTLNGVYLALTLAVQLAYLFHTVRAAGKCDAVFKGFSDCLLKLGDNVANYQQDMDDKQNVETICSYWNDFHACATTAIADCQDGATDVWEKLKKDSKNLDFEGSLFDLCERNNSAITPQCFTFAVLTLSVLLTWILL